From Ignatzschineria sp. RMDPL8A, a single genomic window includes:
- a CDS encoding aminoacetone oxidase family FAD-binding enzyme gives MANVFDVIIIGAGAAGLMAASTLASQNRSVLLLDHAKKIGEKIRISGGGRCNFTNTHLNGLDSSQYFVSENPKFVRYALSNYTANDFTQLLTEYDIPYHEKHRGQLFCDRSATDIIHLLTDRCTRFGATIMMETEVTNIAPPATRAKHNPSEKTLFTLTTSKGAFQSTHLIIASGGLAIPKIGATGFGYEVAKSFGHSIIPPRPALVPLQFEHWERDGFNTLAGIALPVEISTQIGKKKTMAFHEDLLFRHKGLSGPAILQISSYWVPGNTITLNLVPDTDLATQLCEEKSGKKMQLDTALEKLAPNLPKRFVQHWMSQAPFANFAKRPWADVPNKILETLGKSLNAWELLPSGTDGHRVAEATRGGVNTKELNPRTMESNLAENLYFIGEVVDVVGWLGGYNFGWAWASAVCAANAISHK, from the coding sequence ATGGCAAACGTTTTTGATGTCATTATTATTGGTGCCGGCGCTGCAGGACTGATGGCTGCATCCACACTCGCTTCACAAAATCGCTCGGTTTTACTTCTCGATCATGCTAAAAAGATTGGTGAAAAAATCCGGATTTCCGGTGGCGGGCGCTGTAATTTCACCAATACCCATCTCAATGGGCTCGATTCCAGCCAATATTTTGTCTCAGAAAATCCAAAGTTTGTGCGCTATGCCCTCTCAAATTATACGGCAAACGATTTTACTCAGCTCTTAACCGAGTACGATATTCCCTATCATGAAAAGCACCGCGGACAACTCTTTTGCGATCGTTCGGCTACCGATATTATTCACCTATTAACCGATCGATGCACTCGCTTTGGCGCGACGATTATGATGGAAACGGAAGTAACCAATATCGCACCGCCCGCAACGCGGGCGAAGCATAACCCGTCAGAAAAAACGCTATTTACTCTAACCACCTCGAAAGGTGCATTTCAATCAACGCATCTTATTATTGCAAGCGGCGGGCTCGCCATTCCTAAAATTGGGGCAACGGGCTTTGGATATGAAGTAGCAAAATCTTTTGGCCATTCGATTATCCCTCCGCGTCCGGCACTCGTGCCATTACAATTTGAGCATTGGGAACGAGATGGATTTAACACCCTTGCGGGCATTGCCCTTCCGGTTGAGATTTCCACGCAAATTGGTAAAAAGAAAACGATGGCCTTTCACGAGGATCTTCTCTTTCGCCATAAAGGCTTGAGCGGGCCGGCAATTTTACAGATCTCAAGTTACTGGGTTCCTGGCAATACCATTACCCTTAATCTTGTGCCTGACACTGATCTTGCAACTCAGCTCTGTGAAGAAAAATCCGGTAAAAAGATGCAGCTTGATACCGCTCTGGAAAAGTTAGCGCCCAATCTCCCCAAGCGGTTTGTTCAACATTGGATGAGTCAGGCACCCTTTGCCAATTTTGCCAAACGCCCGTGGGCCGATGTTCCCAATAAAATTCTCGAAACACTCGGGAAATCGCTCAATGCGTGGGAACTCCTGCCGTCAGGCACCGATGGCCATCGCGTTGCAGAAGCGACTCGCGGCGGCGTTAATACCAAAGAGCTCAACCCCCGCACCATGGAGAGCAATCTTGCGGAAAATCTCTACTTTATTGGTGAGGTAGTGGATGTGGTGGGCTGGCTTGGCGGCTACAATTTTGGCTGGGCGTGGGCAAGTGCGGTCTGCGCGGCAAACGCCATTAGCCATAAATAG
- a CDS encoding YbaK/EbsC family protein — protein MNRTQLPERILRVMQAINGYSIDVNLRIFDEPAKTAQAAADLLHIEIGQIANSLIFEDALSGQLILIITSGAHRVDIDYVNQTCGVKLIRANPDRIREETGFVIGGIPPVGHSVPLKTYLDRALLNYGTVWAAAGIAEAVFSIRPHLLETITSGTWIDVSCETDD, from the coding sequence ATGAATCGAACCCAGCTTCCCGAGCGTATTCTTCGCGTAATGCAGGCAATTAATGGCTACTCCATCGATGTGAATTTACGCATTTTTGACGAACCGGCCAAAACCGCACAAGCGGCAGCCGATCTATTGCACATTGAAATCGGACAGATTGCCAACTCGCTTATTTTTGAAGATGCGTTAAGCGGCCAATTGATCTTAATTATTACCTCCGGAGCTCATCGCGTCGATATTGATTATGTCAATCAAACCTGTGGTGTGAAACTGATCCGAGCCAACCCCGATCGCATTCGTGAAGAGACCGGATTTGTGATCGGCGGAATTCCCCCCGTTGGGCACAGCGTCCCCTTAAAAACCTATCTCGATCGCGCACTATTAAACTATGGCACTGTTTGGGCAGCGGCGGGCATTGCCGAAGCGGTCTTCTCCATTCGCCCCCATCTATTAGAGACAATTACCTCCGGCACATGGATCGATGTTTCATGTGAAACCGACGATTAA
- a CDS encoding OsmC family protein, with amino-acid sequence MAETVYRATTRLLGDLRVEVNARQHTIILDEPKEAGSTDEGMTPVEALLGALGACKCIVSRAFAQAHGIDLKSVEVHLEGDFNADGYLGKDPEAKIGFSAIRSVYTFESDAPREKLEAFIEFVDKTCPVADTIINTPQLESKLVVKKPQ; translated from the coding sequence ATGGCAGAGACAGTTTATCGTGCAACTACTCGTCTATTAGGGGATTTACGCGTTGAAGTGAATGCCCGTCAACATACGATTATTTTGGACGAACCGAAAGAAGCCGGCAGTACCGATGAAGGGATGACGCCGGTTGAAGCTTTGCTCGGAGCGCTTGGTGCGTGTAAGTGCATCGTATCGCGCGCGTTTGCACAGGCGCACGGAATCGATTTGAAGTCGGTGGAAGTGCATCTTGAAGGGGATTTTAATGCAGATGGCTATCTTGGAAAAGATCCTGAAGCGAAGATCGGATTCAGTGCGATTCGTTCGGTTTACACCTTTGAGAGCGATGCGCCCCGTGAAAAACTGGAAGCATTTATCGAGTTTGTGGATAAAACATGCCCCGTTGCCGACACAATTATTAACACACCTCAATTAGAATCAAAATTAGTGGTGAAAAAGCCTCAATAG
- a CDS encoding DUF5713 family protein, giving the protein MMIQNQKPYYLLGMYQNGFYPTFLVDKIKESMLEVTRKIEEEHPSNAEIQRMLDKMTSDINALQDDFKAHNSDIEFVARESIAETVESFLDHYGINIDIETALRKRSW; this is encoded by the coding sequence ATGATGATACAAAACCAAAAACCCTACTACTTATTAGGGATGTACCAAAATGGATTTTACCCCACGTTTTTAGTGGATAAAATCAAGGAGAGCATGCTCGAGGTGACTCGTAAAATCGAGGAAGAACACCCTTCAAATGCTGAAATTCAGCGTATGCTTGATAAGATGACCAGCGATATTAATGCGCTCCAAGATGACTTTAAAGCGCATAACAGTGATATCGAATTTGTGGCCCGTGAATCGATCGCGGAGACCGTGGAGTCATTTCTTGATCACTACGGTATCAATATCGATATCGAAACGGCGCTACGCAAGCGCAGTTGGTAG
- a CDS encoding S1-like domain-containing RNA-binding protein, which translates to MTHDRNGSHLQIGQYNLLRVMRSNKSGLFLEGPRNEEMFLPKKEIPRDLDAKPGDLLELFVYTDGKGRFVGTTHKPYATVGQFVDLEVIEINDIGIFLNWGLPKDLMLPFSEEVGTLYKGDFAVVYLYLDRLNRITATMKYEGHLDQTPFPYQEGEPVNLVVADKTGMGFKVIIEHAHWGLIHKNEVFMDLHIGDEVEGFIKRIREDGKIDVSLQPTQSSARSDLENRILAMLEEKDGVLLVSDKSDPELIHETFGVSKSNFKKATGALYKEGKILIEPYQITLIGFEG; encoded by the coding sequence ATGACGCACGACCGCAACGGTTCGCATCTCCAAATCGGGCAATATAATCTTCTTCGCGTAATGCGCTCTAATAAATCCGGACTTTTTCTCGAAGGCCCTCGTAACGAAGAGATGTTTCTCCCGAAAAAAGAGATTCCGCGGGATCTTGACGCTAAACCGGGCGATCTGCTCGAACTCTTTGTCTATACCGATGGTAAGGGCCGTTTTGTCGGCACGACGCATAAACCTTATGCCACCGTCGGGCAATTTGTGGATCTGGAAGTGATTGAGATTAACGATATCGGTATTTTCCTTAATTGGGGTTTGCCGAAAGATCTTATGCTCCCTTTTAGCGAAGAGGTGGGCACGCTCTATAAGGGCGATTTTGCCGTGGTGTATCTCTATCTCGATCGCCTCAATCGCATCACCGCGACGATGAAATATGAAGGGCATCTCGATCAAACGCCTTTCCCCTATCAAGAAGGCGAACCGGTTAATCTCGTCGTTGCCGATAAAACTGGCATGGGCTTTAAGGTGATTATCGAGCATGCACACTGGGGGCTCATTCATAAAAATGAGGTCTTTATGGATCTCCATATTGGCGATGAAGTGGAAGGATTTATCAAGCGCATTCGTGAAGATGGCAAGATTGATGTCAGCCTGCAACCGACCCAAAGTAGCGCTCGCTCCGATCTTGAAAATCGCATTTTAGCGATGCTTGAAGAGAAAGATGGCGTGCTCCTTGTGAGCGATAAGAGCGATCCGGAATTGATTCATGAAACCTTTGGCGTGAGTAAAAGTAACTTCAAAAAAGCGACCGGCGCGCTCTATAAAGAGGGAAAAATCCTCATCGAACCTTATCAAATTACCCTCATTGGATTTGAAGGCTAA
- a CDS encoding twin-arginine translocation signal domain-containing protein: protein MTQPISRRDFLHKIAHTTAGAALLLSPLTTFASVASPAQKTQRLSDNHPHLENLIIPEQRSLDFESHHFQFRNWR, encoded by the coding sequence ATGACTCAACCCATTTCACGCAGAGATTTTTTACACAAAATAGCGCATACCACAGCCGGTGCAGCGCTCTTACTCTCTCCGCTCACAACGTTCGCATCCGTAGCATCACCTGCACAAAAAACGCAACGTTTATCAGATAATCATCCCCATTTAGAGAATCTAATAATTCCTGAGCAACGCTCTCTTGATTTTGAATCGCACCACTTCCAATTTCGCAATTGGCGTTAA
- a CDS encoding OsmC family protein yields the protein MASNTYKSTITFNKNIQVTAESRGMSFILDQPEADDEGITPVEALLSAIGACKVMMVRAYSRKHGIKVTSVQVEVEGDLGINRDANPDGPQGFTEIRTRYIFESDASDEALKTFTDFIDQFCPVAATIKESPAMTSSIERK from the coding sequence ATGGCGAGTAATACCTATAAATCGACGATTACATTTAACAAAAACATTCAGGTGACGGCTGAATCGCGGGGGATGTCGTTTATTTTGGATCAGCCGGAAGCCGATGATGAGGGCATTACGCCGGTTGAAGCGTTACTGAGTGCAATTGGTGCTTGTAAGGTGATGATGGTGCGGGCTTATTCGCGCAAACACGGCATTAAAGTAACGAGTGTGCAGGTGGAAGTTGAAGGGGATTTGGGGATTAATCGCGATGCTAATCCTGATGGCCCGCAAGGCTTTACCGAAATTCGGACGCGTTATATTTTTGAAAGTGATGCAAGCGATGAAGCGTTAAAAACGTTTACGGACTTTATCGATCAATTTTGCCCAGTCGCTGCAACGATTAAAGAATCGCCAGCAATGACCTCAAGCATTGAGCGCAAATAA
- the clpB gene encoding ATP-dependent chaperone ClpB has translation MNQDKFTAAFLNALSAAQSLALANLNQYIEPEHVLSAMLSQKEGSVVPLFRQCRANLTDLNQKIDALIAKFPQVEGSNDLHVSQNLQRVLIAAEKEMNRRGDSYLSSEVFVLGILDENRDLAKVLKESGITLAAFKTAIDAVRGGESVQDANAESNREALNKYCVDLTERAESGKLDPVIGRDDEIRRAIQVLSRRTKNNPVLIGEPGVGKTAIVEGLAQRILNNEVPEGLKGKRVLSLDLGALIAGAKFRGEFEERLKAVLNELQKAEGQIILFIDEIHMVVGAGKTDGAMDAGNLLKPALSRGELHCIGATTLNEYREYIEKDAALERRFQQVLVEEPSVEDTIAILRGLKERYEIHHGVEITDPAIVAAATLSNRYITDRQLPDKAIDLIDEAGSQIRMEIDSKPESMDKLDRKIIQLKIEREAIKKEKDDASKKRLAALEAELAEFEKEYADLEERWKAEKSEMKGATSIKEDLDKARIELEDAGRRGNLARMSELQYGVIPELEKQLKEAQEAKPLEEAHKLVRTRVTDAEIADVVSRWTGIPVNRMLEGEREKLLRMEAVLGENVIGQKEAITAVSDAVRRSRAGLSDPNRPIGSFLFLGPTGVGKTELTKTLANFLFDSENAMIRIDMSEFMEKHSVARLIGAPPGYVGYEEGGYLTEAIRRRPYSVILLDEVEKAHPDVFNILLQVLDDGRLTDGQGRTVDFKNTVIIMTSNLGSDLIQEQARALSDLDSKDQYDAMKESVMTVVGQHFRPEFINRIDDIVVFHPLAKEHIRSIAKLQVDRVIARMAEHEITLTISDDGLDKLGEIGYDPIFGARPLKRAIQTHLENELAKAFLKGDFKPKDIVHIDGDLNFTVTGQAE, from the coding sequence ATGAATCAAGATAAATTTACCGCCGCCTTTTTAAATGCGTTAAGTGCCGCGCAGAGTCTCGCGCTCGCCAATCTCAATCAATATATTGAGCCCGAGCACGTTTTAAGTGCGATGCTAAGCCAAAAAGAGGGCTCGGTGGTGCCGTTATTTCGCCAATGCCGAGCCAATTTAACGGATCTTAATCAAAAAATTGATGCGCTCATTGCGAAGTTTCCCCAAGTGGAAGGCTCGAATGATCTGCACGTTAGCCAAAATTTACAGCGCGTCTTAATTGCCGCGGAAAAAGAGATGAATCGCCGTGGGGATAGTTATCTCTCCTCGGAGGTATTTGTTCTCGGGATTTTAGATGAAAATCGCGATTTAGCGAAAGTGCTTAAAGAGAGCGGGATTACGCTGGCCGCCTTTAAAACAGCGATTGACGCCGTGCGAGGAGGAGAGAGCGTGCAAGATGCCAATGCGGAATCGAACCGTGAAGCGTTGAATAAATATTGTGTGGATCTGACGGAGCGAGCGGAATCGGGGAAACTGGATCCGGTGATCGGTCGTGATGATGAGATTCGCCGCGCGATCCAAGTGCTCTCTCGCCGTACTAAAAATAATCCGGTCTTAATTGGTGAGCCGGGCGTCGGTAAAACCGCGATTGTGGAAGGTTTAGCGCAGCGGATTTTAAATAATGAAGTGCCAGAAGGATTGAAAGGAAAACGCGTTTTATCCTTAGACCTTGGGGCGCTCATTGCCGGTGCGAAATTCCGCGGGGAGTTTGAGGAGCGTCTAAAAGCGGTGCTCAACGAGCTTCAAAAAGCGGAAGGGCAGATCATTTTATTTATCGATGAAATTCACATGGTAGTGGGCGCGGGTAAAACCGATGGCGCGATGGATGCGGGGAACTTATTAAAACCGGCCCTCTCTCGCGGTGAGCTGCACTGTATCGGGGCGACAACGCTCAATGAATATCGTGAATATATCGAAAAAGATGCCGCCCTTGAGCGCCGTTTCCAGCAGGTATTGGTCGAAGAGCCTTCGGTGGAAGATACCATTGCCATTTTGCGCGGGCTTAAAGAGCGTTATGAAATTCACCACGGCGTTGAGATCACAGACCCCGCGATTGTCGCAGCGGCAACGCTTTCAAATCGCTACATTACCGATCGACAATTGCCGGATAAAGCGATCGACCTCATTGATGAGGCGGGCAGCCAGATTCGGATGGAGATCGACTCGAAACCGGAATCGATGGATAAGCTCGATCGTAAAATCATCCAACTTAAAATTGAGCGCGAAGCGATCAAAAAAGAGAAAGATGATGCCTCTAAAAAACGTTTAGCGGCGCTTGAAGCAGAGCTTGCGGAGTTTGAGAAAGAGTATGCCGATTTAGAAGAGCGTTGGAAAGCAGAAAAGAGCGAGATGAAGGGCGCAACCTCGATCAAAGAAGATCTGGATAAGGCCCGAATTGAGCTTGAAGATGCCGGTCGTCGCGGCAATCTTGCGCGCATGAGTGAGTTGCAATATGGGGTCATTCCCGAGCTTGAAAAACAGCTAAAAGAAGCGCAGGAAGCTAAACCTTTGGAGGAGGCGCATAAATTGGTGCGTACTCGCGTTACCGATGCGGAAATTGCTGATGTGGTGTCGCGCTGGACGGGCATTCCGGTGAATCGTATGCTCGAAGGAGAGCGTGAAAAACTGCTTCGTATGGAAGCGGTACTCGGCGAAAATGTGATTGGTCAGAAAGAGGCGATTACTGCGGTATCCGATGCGGTTCGCCGTTCGCGCGCGGGATTATCTGATCCCAATCGTCCGATCGGTTCATTCCTCTTTTTAGGGCCAACCGGAGTTGGGAAAACAGAGCTCACCAAAACACTCGCGAACTTCCTCTTTGATTCTGAGAATGCGATGATCCGTATCGATATGTCGGAATTTATGGAGAAACACTCGGTCGCGCGCTTAATTGGGGCACCTCCGGGGTATGTCGGTTACGAAGAGGGCGGGTATTTAACGGAAGCGATTCGTCGTCGTCCTTACTCGGTGATTTTGCTCGATGAGGTGGAAAAAGCGCATCCCGATGTCTTTAATATCCTGCTTCAGGTGCTCGATGATGGGCGCTTAACCGATGGTCAAGGGCGGACGGTGGACTTTAAAAATACCGTGATTATCATGACCTCGAACTTGGGTTCAGATCTCATTCAAGAGCAGGCGCGTGCGCTCTCAGATCTTGATTCAAAAGATCAGTATGATGCGATGAAAGAGTCGGTGATGACCGTGGTCGGACAGCACTTTAGACCGGAATTTATCAACCGTATCGATGATATCGTGGTCTTCCATCCGCTTGCGAAAGAGCACATTCGTTCCATTGCGAAATTGCAAGTTGACCGCGTGATTGCCCGCATGGCTGAGCATGAAATTACGCTCACCATCAGCGATGATGGCCTCGATAAACTTGGCGAAATTGGTTACGACCCTATCTTCGGTGCGCGTCCTCTCAAACGTGCGATCCAAACGCATCTTGAGAACGAGCTTGCCAAAGCATTTCTTAAAGGCGACTTTAAACCGAAAGATATCGTCCATATCGACGGCGATCTAAACTTCACCGTCACCGGTCAAGCAGAATAA
- a CDS encoding prepilin-type N-terminal cleavage/methylation domain-containing protein yields MKSSRVQGFTLIELLIVLAVLGLLSAFAMSLYRDYVRRTHVGEGIQLATAARNALGETHGIYGYIYKNVAQGNNFAYALANPREFTGNAVYSITVGETYPNEIVIRYNEKLDLINYREVHMRAISEHGSLRWYCGVYEKNPLSVDIKDLPGNCRNVFDSTGFNQNLAWSGQLMDVPNYTAGP; encoded by the coding sequence ATGAAATCCTCACGCGTACAGGGATTTACCCTCATTGAGCTCTTAATTGTCCTTGCCGTTCTTGGGTTATTATCGGCGTTTGCGATGTCGCTCTATCGTGATTATGTGCGCCGTACTCATGTCGGTGAGGGCATTCAACTTGCCACAGCCGCCCGCAATGCGCTTGGCGAAACCCACGGCATCTATGGTTATATCTATAAAAATGTGGCGCAAGGTAATAATTTTGCTTACGCCCTTGCCAATCCCCGAGAGTTTACCGGCAATGCCGTCTATTCAATTACAGTTGGTGAAACCTATCCCAATGAGATTGTGATTCGCTATAACGAAAAACTCGATCTGATTAATTATCGTGAAGTGCATATGCGCGCAATCTCCGAGCATGGCTCGCTTCGCTGGTATTGCGGGGTCTATGAGAAAAATCCCCTCTCGGTGGATATTAAAGATCTTCCGGGAAATTGTCGCAACGTCTTTGATAGCACCGGATTTAATCAAAATCTAGCTTGGAGCGGCCAATTGATGGATGTTCCCAACTATACCGCAGGTCCTTAA
- a CDS encoding nucleobase:cation symporter-2 family protein, translating to MNNQLLYNVDDKPSFGLSWLLAAQHLLAALGGIIAVPLVIGGVLQLPSEDTVALVNAALLVSGVVTFIQCRGLGPIGIRLPSVMGTSFTFVAAALAVGYNPDGPANMSGILGSSLVASLVMIIGSFFMPQIRKLFPPVVTGTVVTMIGLSLIPVGVDWFAGGQVGDANYASIANIGLATFVMTLVIVLVQWGRGIFASAAIVIGMMVGYLVAAILDKVMGLNLGLVDVSSVQNAELFALPQPLHFGLSFPISGIIGMSIAYLVTIVESSGNFLALGEATGTKITGKHMKGGILCDGLGSALAAVMSTTPFSSFAQNIGVISLTGVASRHVVALTGVLLVIAGLFPVFGALIFSIPRPVLGGAGLMMFAMIVTAGVQMLGSVDNSKRNGLIIAVSLGCGLMVTMRPEVLSNLPDFFQEILKSGITVGSLLALVLNLVLPGRTIVEETE from the coding sequence ATGAATAATCAATTGTTATATAACGTAGATGATAAACCTTCCTTCGGCTTATCATGGCTTCTTGCCGCCCAACATCTATTAGCCGCACTCGGCGGTATTATCGCGGTGCCTCTTGTCATCGGGGGCGTTTTACAGCTTCCAAGTGAAGATACCGTTGCCCTTGTTAATGCTGCGCTTTTAGTGTCCGGCGTTGTCACCTTTATCCAATGTCGCGGCCTTGGTCCGATCGGAATTCGTCTTCCTTCGGTAATGGGGACGAGTTTTACCTTCGTTGCTGCAGCGCTAGCGGTGGGCTATAACCCGGATGGTCCTGCGAATATGTCGGGCATTTTAGGCTCTTCGCTTGTGGCGTCACTGGTGATGATTATCGGCAGTTTCTTTATGCCCCAGATTCGTAAACTCTTCCCACCGGTTGTAACGGGAACAGTGGTTACAATGATCGGTCTCAGTCTCATTCCTGTGGGCGTTGACTGGTTTGCCGGCGGGCAAGTGGGCGATGCCAATTACGCTTCCATTGCCAATATCGGTTTAGCCACTTTTGTGATGACGCTGGTGATCGTTCTTGTTCAGTGGGGACGGGGGATTTTCGCCTCGGCGGCCATTGTGATCGGCATGATGGTGGGCTATTTAGTGGCGGCGATTTTAGATAAAGTGATGGGCTTAAACTTAGGCCTTGTGGATGTGAGTTCGGTTCAAAATGCAGAACTCTTTGCCTTACCACAACCGCTTCACTTTGGTTTGAGCTTCCCCATCTCAGGGATTATCGGTATGAGCATTGCCTACCTTGTGACCATTGTTGAATCGAGCGGGAACTTCCTCGCGCTCGGTGAAGCGACCGGCACAAAAATTACTGGTAAACATATGAAAGGCGGGATTTTATGTGATGGATTAGGCTCAGCGCTTGCGGCAGTGATGTCCACAACCCCTTTCTCTTCATTTGCACAAAACATCGGGGTGATCTCACTCACCGGCGTTGCGAGCCGTCACGTTGTCGCACTCACCGGTGTACTTTTAGTGATCGCGGGACTCTTCCCTGTCTTTGGCGCGCTCATCTTCTCAATTCCACGTCCAGTATTAGGCGGTGCGGGATTGATGATGTTTGCGATGATTGTGACCGCTGGCGTTCAAATGCTCGGTTCAGTGGATAACAGTAAACGTAATGGTTTAATCATTGCGGTATCACTTGGCTGCGGGCTAATGGTAACGATGCGCCCTGAAGTGTTAAGCAACCTTCCTGATTTCTTCCAAGAGATTTTAAAATCAGGGATTACGGTGGGCTCGCTCTTAGCACTCGTGCTTAACCTTGTGCTTCCGGGGCGTACCATTGTTGAAGAGACCGAATAA
- a CDS encoding FeoC-like transcriptional regulator produces the protein MLLIQIRDYIRTEEIVSLQRLANHFNLPMDVAKEMVERWIGKGLVTRVSAGGCGSCTASGGCGGCSVSRGAVQDELYEWSQIF, from the coding sequence ATGTTACTCATTCAAATTCGCGACTATATTCGCACCGAAGAGATCGTGAGCCTGCAGCGTCTTGCCAATCATTTCAATCTCCCGATGGATGTGGCAAAAGAGATGGTTGAGCGCTGGATCGGCAAAGGATTAGTAACGCGCGTGTCAGCCGGTGGATGTGGCTCGTGCACGGCAAGCGGCGGCTGTGGTGGCTGTTCGGTGAGCCGAGGGGCGGTTCAAGATGAGCTCTATGAGTGGAGCCAGATTTTTTAA